One window from the genome of Bradyrhizobium xenonodulans encodes:
- the flgA gene encoding flagellar basal body P-ring formation chaperone FlgA: MIRTTIATISALLALALPAQAADDFIAAPTLRASVTVTADVVRVGDLIDNAGSAALIAVYRSPDLGTTGALPVAQVLSVLRAKQVIGVMTGDITEVQVTRLARTLASKDLETAVASALERRFGLGDAANINVTFDRGIADMRLDASNTGALQPIATRYDARNGRFDVAFEINNDHNPTPTKLRFTGTAIETVEVAVLTRDIDRADLLKSSDIALERRPKAEVTGEPASRDRTIGMQLRRPMRSGTPIRVADIVKPDFVLRDQSVTVIYQVPGIYLTTRGKAIESGAEGDTVSVLNLQTKRTLTGVVTGRGQVTVQGASQSTPMVAAVEQTSSLKRDEAPAPVNTDALIRKLVQAPASQAQVAQAQIPQTRVSQAPAKSE; this comes from the coding sequence ATGATCCGCACTACAATCGCCACGATCTCCGCGCTGCTCGCGCTGGCGCTGCCGGCGCAGGCCGCCGACGATTTCATCGCGGCCCCGACGCTGCGCGCCAGCGTCACCGTCACCGCGGACGTGGTGCGGGTCGGCGATCTCATCGACAATGCCGGCTCGGCCGCGCTGATCGCGGTCTACCGCTCGCCCGATCTCGGCACCACCGGCGCGCTGCCGGTCGCGCAGGTGCTGAGCGTGTTGCGCGCCAAGCAGGTCATCGGCGTGATGACCGGCGACATCACCGAGGTCCAGGTCACCCGCCTCGCCCGGACGCTCGCGAGCAAGGACCTCGAAACCGCGGTGGCCTCGGCGCTCGAGCGCCGCTTCGGCCTCGGCGACGCCGCCAACATCAACGTCACCTTCGACCGCGGCATCGCCGACATGCGGCTCGATGCCTCCAACACCGGCGCATTGCAGCCGATCGCAACCCGCTACGACGCGCGCAACGGCCGGTTCGACGTCGCCTTCGAGATCAACAACGACCACAATCCGACGCCGACCAAGCTGCGCTTCACCGGCACCGCGATCGAGACGGTGGAAGTCGCCGTGCTGACGCGCGACATCGACCGCGCCGATCTCCTGAAATCTTCCGACATCGCGCTGGAGCGCCGGCCGAAGGCCGAGGTCACCGGCGAGCCCGCCTCGCGCGACCGCACCATCGGCATGCAGCTGCGCCGGCCGATGCGCTCGGGCACGCCGATCCGTGTTGCCGACATCGTCAAGCCCGACTTCGTGCTGCGCGACCAGAGCGTCACCGTCATCTACCAGGTCCCCGGAATCTACCTCACCACCCGCGGCAAGGCGATCGAGAGCGGCGCCGAGGGCGACACCGTGAGCGTCCTCAACCTCCAGACCAAGCGCACACTGACCGGCGTCGTCACCGGCCGCGGCCAGGTGACGGTGCAGGGCGCCAGCCAGTCCACGCCGATGGTGGCCGCCGTCGAGCAGACCTCCTCGCTCAAGCGTGACGAGGCACCCGCTCCCGTCAACACCGATGCCCTCATCCGTAAACTGGTCCAGGCCCCTGCGTCGCAAGCTCAAGTCGCACAAGCCCAGATCCCGCAAACTCGCGTTTCGCAAGCTCCAGCCAAGTCAGAGTAA
- the flgH gene encoding flagellar basal body L-ring protein FlgH: MSSFSSAFRLRRIAISALLLASCALGGCSSIDRLSQIGEQPKLSAIDNPTTQPGYKPVQMPMPKPEVASYNPNSLWRSGSRAFFKDQRAHQIGDLLTVTVNITDKANLSNETQRSRTNSEDSGITDFIGAKTLGAQAQKVLPGRILTADSSASSDGKGSVNRTEALQTNVAAVVTQVLPNGNLVVEGKQEIRVNYEIRELVVAGIVRPEDIQSDNTIDSTKIAQARIAYGGRGQIMDVQQPRYGQQVMDVLLPF; encoded by the coding sequence ATGTCCTCGTTCAGTTCGGCTTTTCGTCTTCGTCGCATCGCGATCTCTGCCCTGCTGCTGGCCTCTTGCGCGCTGGGCGGCTGCTCCTCGATCGACCGCCTGTCGCAGATCGGTGAGCAACCGAAACTGTCGGCGATCGACAATCCGACGACGCAGCCCGGCTACAAGCCGGTGCAGATGCCGATGCCGAAGCCCGAAGTCGCCTCCTACAATCCGAACTCGCTGTGGCGCAGCGGCAGCCGCGCCTTCTTCAAGGACCAGCGCGCCCACCAGATCGGCGACCTTCTGACCGTGACCGTGAACATCACCGACAAGGCCAACCTCTCCAACGAGACCCAGCGCAGCCGCACCAATTCGGAAGATTCGGGGATCACCGATTTCATCGGCGCCAAGACGCTCGGCGCGCAGGCGCAGAAGGTGCTGCCCGGCCGCATCCTCACCGCCGACTCCTCCGCCTCCAGCGATGGCAAGGGCTCGGTCAACCGCACGGAAGCCTTGCAGACGAACGTCGCCGCCGTCGTCACCCAGGTGCTGCCGAACGGCAACCTCGTGGTCGAGGGCAAGCAGGAAATCCGCGTCAACTACGAGATCCGCGAGCTCGTGGTCGCCGGCATCGTCCGCCCCGAGGACATCCAGAGCGACAACACCATCGATTCCACCAAGATCGCGCAGGCCCGCATCGCCTATGGCGGCCGCGGCCAGATCATGGACGTGCAGCAGCCGCGCTACGGCCAGCAAGTCATGGACGTGCTGCTGCCCTTCTGA
- the flgG gene encoding flagellar basal-body rod protein FlgG, protein MQALHTAATGMAAQELNVQVISNNIANLRTTGFKKQTASFQDLIYEHVRRVGAQASDQGTILPVGVDIGGGVKTVGTPRSMTQGTLSQTGNDLDLALSGEGFFKILMPDGSYQYTRDGTFQMDNQGRVVTAQGNPVQPTMTIPNNASGLAVSEQGQVSVTLPGSSTSTIVGQLGVTRFINKAGLQPVGNNQFTETPSSGAPQDGTANSEGYGKITQGSLEQANVDVVSEMSDLIAAQRAYEMNAKVISAADQMMQSTTALFR, encoded by the coding sequence ATGCAGGCGCTTCACACCGCAGCAACCGGAATGGCGGCACAGGAACTCAACGTTCAGGTGATCTCCAACAACATCGCCAACCTGCGCACCACCGGCTTCAAGAAGCAGACCGCGTCGTTCCAGGACCTGATCTACGAGCACGTCCGCCGCGTCGGCGCGCAGGCCTCGGACCAGGGCACCATCCTGCCGGTCGGCGTCGACATCGGCGGCGGCGTCAAGACCGTGGGCACGCCGCGCAGCATGACGCAGGGCACGCTGTCGCAGACCGGCAACGACCTCGACCTCGCGCTCTCGGGCGAAGGCTTCTTCAAGATCCTGATGCCCGACGGCAGCTATCAGTACACCCGCGACGGCACCTTCCAGATGGACAATCAGGGCCGCGTCGTCACCGCGCAGGGCAACCCGGTGCAGCCGACCATGACCATCCCGAACAACGCCTCGGGCCTTGCCGTGAGCGAGCAGGGCCAGGTCTCGGTGACGCTGCCGGGCTCGTCGACCTCGACCATCGTCGGCCAGCTCGGCGTCACCCGCTTCATCAACAAGGCCGGCCTTCAGCCGGTCGGCAACAACCAGTTCACCGAGACGCCGTCGTCCGGCGCGCCGCAGGACGGCACCGCGAACTCCGAAGGCTACGGCAAGATCACGCAGGGCAGCCTGGAGCAGGCCAATGTCGACGTCGTCTCGGAAATGAGCGACCTGATCGCCGCCCAGCGCGCCTACGAGATGAACGCCAAGGTCATCAGCGCCGCCGACCAGATGATGCAATCGACCACGGCGCTGTTCCGCTGA